One region of Rhodospirillales bacterium genomic DNA includes:
- a CDS encoding methyl-accepting chemotaxis protein: MFSALKKKVGPSEVSTSGELETAAFRQMVDQMPINVMTCDLVEFKINYVNQSTLDTAKTLEAVLPVKADQLVGTCVDIFHKNPAHQRKLLSDPANLPHKAQITVADEILDLLVTAIYDASGKYIGPMLTWSIVTEQVKADFETSRLLNMIEQMPMNVMTADLETFKIDYANQATLDTIKTLEHVMPVKTDELVGTCIDIFHKDPAHQRRLLADPANLPHQTIIEFAGEYLDLTVTAITDKSGKYLGPMLSWDIVTAKIKSEADTKRLLSMVDQMPINVMTLDPEDFTINYLNQTSKNTLKQVESLLPCSAEEVAGKCVDIFHKNPAHQRQLLGNPDNLPHEANIKLGDETLKLEVSAVRDESGKYLGPMVCWDVISEQIGMGIRVREVTDAVAASATELKSTAESMSATAEETNQQAGAVAAASEQATTNVQTVASSAEELSASINEIGEQVSQSANIARQAVEETQKTNETVQGLAEAAQKIGEVVNLINDIAAQTNLLALNATIEAARAGDAGKGFAVVASEVKSLATQTAQATEEIAAQINSMQTVTQEAVSAIGGITSTIEQINEIAGAIAAAVEEQGAATQEIARNTQEASKGTQEVSSNIAGVTEAAQETGKASEDLLNASSELAKQGNQLSSEIDQFMSKIGAA; the protein is encoded by the coding sequence ATGTTTTCGGCACTTAAAAAGAAAGTTGGCCCCTCTGAGGTCAGCACTTCAGGAGAATTGGAGACCGCGGCATTCCGCCAGATGGTCGATCAAATGCCCATCAATGTGATGACGTGTGATCTCGTGGAATTCAAGATCAACTATGTGAACCAATCAACCTTGGACACAGCGAAAACACTGGAAGCCGTTCTTCCCGTCAAGGCTGATCAACTGGTTGGAACCTGTGTTGATATTTTCCACAAAAACCCGGCCCATCAGCGCAAGCTGCTGTCTGATCCCGCCAATCTGCCCCATAAAGCGCAGATCACTGTGGCAGATGAAATTCTGGATCTTTTGGTCACAGCTATTTATGACGCTTCGGGCAAATATATTGGCCCCATGCTCACCTGGTCCATTGTTACCGAACAGGTGAAGGCCGATTTTGAAACGTCTCGTCTTTTGAACATGATTGAGCAGATGCCCATGAATGTCATGACGGCTGATCTTGAAACCTTCAAGATAGATTATGCCAACCAGGCGACACTGGATACGATCAAGACCCTGGAACATGTCATGCCGGTCAAGACCGATGAATTGGTTGGCACCTGTATTGATATCTTCCACAAGGACCCGGCCCATCAGCGTCGTCTGTTGGCCGATCCTGCTAATTTGCCCCATCAGACGATTATCGAATTTGCCGGAGAATATTTGGACCTGACGGTCACGGCGATCACCGATAAGTCAGGCAAATACCTTGGGCCGATGCTCAGCTGGGATATTGTCACAGCCAAGATCAAGTCCGAAGCTGATACCAAGCGCCTGTTGAGCATGGTTGATCAGATGCCGATCAATGTGATGACCCTGGATCCAGAAGACTTCACCATTAACTACCTGAACCAGACTTCTAAAAATACGCTCAAGCAGGTTGAAAGCCTGTTGCCGTGTAGTGCGGAAGAAGTTGCAGGCAAATGTGTGGATATCTTCCATAAAAATCCTGCCCATCAGCGTCAGCTGCTTGGCAACCCTGATAACCTGCCCCATGAAGCCAATATCAAACTCGGCGATGAAACTCTGAAATTGGAAGTTTCAGCAGTCCGTGATGAAAGTGGCAAGTATCTTGGGCCGATGGTTTGTTGGGATGTGATCAGTGAACAGATCGGCATGGGCATTCGCGTTCGTGAAGTGACTGATGCAGTTGCTGCATCAGCGACCGAACTGAAATCCACTGCTGAATCCATGTCGGCAACGGCAGAAGAAACCAACCAGCAGGCTGGTGCTGTGGCGGCTGCCTCTGAACAGGCAACAACCAATGTCCAGACTGTGGCATCTTCTGCGGAAGAACTGTCCGCTTCGATCAACGAGATCGGGGAACAGGTCTCCCAGTCTGCCAACATTGCCCGCCAGGCAGTTGAAGAAACCCAAAAGACCAACGAAACGGTCCAGGGTCTCGCCGAAGCGGCACAAAAGATCGGTGAAGTTGTGAACCTCATCAACGATATTGCGGCTCAGACCAACTTGTTGGCCCTGAACGCAACCATCGAAGCGGCCCGTGCCGGTGATGCAGGTAAAGGCTTTGCGGTTGTGGCTTCTGAAGTCAAGAGCCTGGCCACCCAGACGGCCCAGGCGACTGAAGAAATCGCTGCTCAGATCAATTCAATGCAGACGGTAACCCAGGAAGCGGTCTCCGCCATTGGGGGCATTACCTCTACCATTGAACAGATCAATGAAATCGCTGGTGCCATTGCGGCGGCGGTTGAAGAGCAGGGTGCTGCAACGCAGGAAATTGCCCGCAACACCCAGGAAGCTTCGAAAGGCACCCAGGAGGTCTCCTCCAATATTGCTGGTGTTACCGAAGCCGCCCAGGAGACCGGAAAGGCATCAGAAGATCTTCTGAATGCTTCTTCGGAACTCGCCAAACAGGGCAACCAGCTTTCATCTGAAATTGATCAGTTCATGAGCAAAATTGGCGCTGCATAA
- a CDS encoding VacJ family lipoprotein, giving the protein MFAFSSLGLSALPRFVAGLTIVMGGFLLQGCATPPSDPAARAEFENDNDPLEPFNRAMFQFNLQVDGMFFKPAATVYREVLPEPVQKGVNNFLSNLRSPVVLANDLLQGEMDRAGNTTGRFVINTTVGILGVFDAATSMGMERHSEDFGQTFAKWGVSDGMYLVLPFFGPSNPRDAAGLVTEYFLDPVNIWARNENADGWITARAMTTGIDFRARNMETLDELKRTSIDYYTAIRSLYRQRRTNEILNGAPTSAQPVPGISYQPRNNKLDNKSASAE; this is encoded by the coding sequence ATGTTTGCTTTTTCTTCATTAGGGTTAAGTGCCCTGCCACGGTTTGTGGCTGGTTTGACCATCGTCATGGGTGGCTTCCTTTTGCAGGGGTGTGCCACCCCGCCAAGTGACCCAGCTGCGCGGGCTGAATTTGAAAATGACAACGACCCATTGGAACCCTTTAACCGGGCAATGTTCCAATTCAACCTTCAGGTTGACGGCATGTTCTTCAAACCTGCGGCAACCGTTTACCGTGAAGTTTTACCCGAACCTGTCCAGAAGGGCGTCAACAATTTCCTTTCCAATTTGCGCTCTCCCGTGGTTTTGGCAAACGACCTTTTACAAGGTGAAATGGACCGCGCGGGCAATACCACGGGTCGGTTTGTGATCAACACCACGGTTGGTATTCTAGGCGTCTTCGATGCTGCCACGTCTATGGGCATGGAACGCCATTCTGAAGATTTTGGGCAGACCTTTGCCAAATGGGGTGTCAGCGACGGGATGTATCTGGTTCTGCCATTTTTCGGCCCCAGCAATCCCCGCGATGCGGCTGGTCTAGTCACCGAATATTTCCTAGATCCTGTTAACATCTGGGCACGCAATGAAAATGCCGATGGCTGGATCACGGCTCGGGCAATGACCACCGGGATCGATTTTCGGGCACGAAATATGGAAACCCTGGACGAGCTGAAACGGACCTCGATTGATTACTACACCGCTATTCGCAGCCTGTACCGTCAACGCCGGACCAATGAAATCCTGAATGGGGCGCCAACCTCTGCCCAACCCGTGCCTGGCATTTCATACCAACCGCGCAACAATAAACTCGACAACAAATCTGCAAGCGCAGAGTAA
- the metH gene encoding methionine synthase: protein MDNDIRARLEAIMAERILVLDGAMGTMIQNRKLNEEDFSGDRFRDWTCDLKGNNDLLNLSRPDIIADIHESFLEAGADLIETNTFNSTTISQADYRTQNFVHELNEQGAILARFAADIWTKKTPEKPRFVVGVLGPTNRTATMSPDVNDPGFRNISFDDLAKDYRLALDGLLAGGADIIMIETSFDTLNAKAAIYALMARADETGEMPPVMISGTITDASGRTLSGQTPEAFWNAVSHVRPLSVGFNCSLGAEGLRAHIHTLSRVAGVPISVHPNAGLPNAFGTYDETPEMMGFQIGGFARDGIINIVGGCCGTTPEHIREIADQVDGVIPRPVPEITPACRLSGMEPLTIGGNSSEDEIGSGALFVNIGERTNVAGSARFAKLIREGDFDASLKIAREQVNNGAQVIDVNMDDAMLDAEECMVRFLHLVAAEPDIARVPVMVDSSRWPVVIAGLKCLQGKGVVNSISLKEGEEIFINQAREVRRFGAAVVVMAFDEQGQADSLERKINICARAYKILTETVDFPPEDIIFDPNVFAVATGIEEHNNYGVDFIEAIRTIKADLPHAHISGGVSNLSFSFRGNDPVREAMHAVFLYHAVKAGMDMGIVNAGQLAIYADIQQDLRERVEDVVLNRREDSTDRLLEVADHVRGERKEKVEDLSWREAPVGERLTHGLVKGITEYIVEDTEEARLEANFSIEVIEGPLMDGMNVVGDLFGSGQMFLPQVVKSARVMKQAVAHLIPFIEDEKAAGKRGPKGRVIMATVKGDVHDIGKNIVGVVLQCNNFEVIDLGVMVPYDTILEAAAKHEANMIGLSGLITPSLEEMTVIAAEMERRKLTLPLLIGGATTSKVHTAVKIAPNYSGPVVHVLDASRAVGVAQKLVSDTQASAFVKEVADDYNDVRVAFESGDDTARLHTIEDARANGVKIDWDGYAPPTPALTGIQAFNDYDLAEIAEFIDWTPFFQTWELKGRYPAILEDAKQGKAARSLFDDAQAMLKKIIDERWLIARGVIGLWPANAVGDDVELYTDDTRKAVMEPVHFLRQQMKKTRGQNVCLADFVAPKETGIKDYMGGFAVTAGLGCATRAKAFEAAGDDYQSILLKALADRLAEAFAERMHQRLRVEYWGYGAQEALMNDDLIAEKYAGLRPAPGYPACPDHSEKPALFELLSARQNTGMALTESFAMQPAASVSGYYIGHPDARYFGLGKIGRDQVEDYANRRDVSTEQVERWLASNLAYTPGK, encoded by the coding sequence ATGGATAACGACATTCGCGCGCGCCTTGAAGCGATCATGGCAGAGCGCATTTTAGTGCTCGATGGGGCCATGGGCACCATGATCCAGAACCGGAAATTGAACGAAGAGGATTTCTCTGGCGACCGTTTCAGGGACTGGACCTGTGATCTGAAGGGCAATAACGATCTTTTGAACCTGAGCCGCCCCGATATCATTGCCGATATCCACGAATCGTTTCTGGAAGCGGGCGCTGATCTGATTGAAACCAACACCTTCAATTCCACTACCATTTCCCAGGCCGATTATCGGACCCAGAATTTTGTCCATGAATTGAATGAACAGGGTGCCATTCTTGCGCGGTTTGCGGCAGATATATGGACCAAAAAAACCCCGGAAAAGCCCCGTTTTGTGGTCGGTGTGTTGGGGCCAACCAACCGCACGGCCACCATGTCTCCCGATGTGAATGATCCGGGCTTTCGCAACATTTCCTTTGATGATTTGGCCAAGGATTATCGCCTCGCCCTTGATGGGTTGTTGGCAGGCGGGGCCGACATCATCATGATCGAGACCTCGTTCGATACTTTGAATGCAAAGGCAGCGATATATGCCTTGATGGCGCGCGCCGATGAAACCGGTGAAATGCCGCCGGTGATGATATCGGGCACCATCACGGATGCATCCGGGCGCACGTTATCGGGCCAAACCCCCGAAGCCTTTTGGAATGCCGTTTCCCATGTGCGGCCCCTGTCGGTGGGGTTCAATTGTTCTTTGGGTGCAGAGGGCCTACGCGCCCATATCCATACCTTGTCGCGGGTGGCTGGGGTGCCCATTTCGGTTCATCCCAATGCGGGCCTGCCCAATGCCTTTGGCACCTATGATGAAACGCCAGAAATGATGGGATTCCAGATCGGCGGGTTTGCCCGTGATGGCATCATCAACATCGTTGGTGGGTGTTGTGGCACCACACCGGAACATATTCGCGAAATTGCCGATCAGGTTGACGGGGTAATCCCCCGTCCCGTCCCGGAAATAACGCCTGCGTGTCGTCTTTCAGGGATGGAGCCTCTGACAATTGGGGGCAACTCTTCTGAGGATGAAATTGGCAGTGGCGCCCTGTTTGTCAATATAGGTGAGCGCACCAATGTTGCGGGTTCTGCCCGGTTTGCCAAACTGATCCGCGAAGGCGATTTTGATGCGTCTTTGAAAATTGCCCGTGAACAGGTGAACAACGGCGCCCAGGTGATTGACGTCAACATGGATGACGCCATGCTGGATGCCGAAGAATGCATGGTGCGTTTTCTGCATTTGGTGGCAGCAGAACCAGACATTGCGCGGGTGCCGGTCATGGTGGATTCGTCGCGCTGGCCCGTGGTGATTGCCGGGCTTAAATGCCTGCAGGGAAAGGGCGTGGTGAATTCCATTAGCCTGAAAGAAGGCGAAGAAATTTTTATCAATCAAGCCCGCGAAGTTCGACGCTTCGGTGCCGCCGTGGTGGTCATGGCCTTTGATGAACAGGGCCAGGCCGATAGTCTGGAACGAAAAATCAACATCTGTGCCCGGGCCTACAAGATTTTGACCGAAACCGTCGATTTCCCGCCCGAAGACATCATCTTTGATCCCAATGTTTTTGCCGTCGCCACCGGGATCGAAGAACACAATAATTATGGCGTGGACTTTATCGAAGCCATCCGCACCATTAAGGCCGATTTACCCCATGCCCATATTTCGGGCGGGGTATCGAACCTGTCCTTTTCGTTCCGGGGTAATGATCCCGTTCGTGAAGCCATGCACGCGGTATTTTTGTATCACGCGGTGAAGGCAGGCATGGATATGGGCATCGTCAATGCGGGCCAATTGGCCATCTATGCCGATATTCAGCAAGATTTGCGCGAACGCGTCGAAGACGTGGTGCTCAATCGTCGCGAAGATTCCACCGACCGATTGCTGGAAGTGGCCGACCATGTGCGCGGCGAACGTAAGGAAAAAGTTGAAGACCTGTCGTGGCGCGAAGCCCCGGTGGGCGAACGGCTGACCCATGGATTGGTCAAGGGCATCACCGAATACATTGTCGAAGACACCGAAGAAGCCCGCCTTGAGGCCAATTTTTCCATTGAAGTGATCGAAGGCCCGTTGATGGATGGCATGAACGTGGTGGGCGATTTGTTTGGATCAGGCCAGATGTTTTTGCCCCAGGTGGTGAAATCTGCCCGGGTCATGAAACAGGCCGTGGCCCATTTGATCCCCTTTATCGAAGACGAAAAAGCGGCGGGCAAGCGTGGGCCGAAGGGCCGGGTGATCATGGCCACGGTTAAGGGCGATGTTCACGATATTGGCAAGAACATCGTTGGCGTTGTGTTGCAATGCAACAATTTCGAAGTCATCGATCTGGGCGTCATGGTGCCCTATGACACCATTTTGGAAGCCGCAGCCAAACACGAAGCCAATATGATCGGGCTTTCAGGTCTGATCACGCCGTCGTTGGAAGAAATGACCGTGATCGCTGCGGAAATGGAGCGCAGGAAATTAACCCTGCCGCTTTTGATCGGCGGGGCCACAACATCAAAGGTGCATACAGCTGTAAAAATTGCGCCCAATTATTCAGGGCCTGTGGTCCATGTTCTGGATGCATCGCGCGCCGTTGGGGTTGCCCAAAAACTGGTGTCTGATACCCAGGCCAGCGCTTTCGTAAAAGAAGTGGCCGATGATTATAACGATGTGCGGGTGGCGTTCGAATCCGGCGATGACACAGCCCGGCTGCACACTATTGAAGATGCCCGGGCCAATGGCGTTAAAATTGATTGGGATGGGTATGCGCCACCAACCCCGGCCCTGACCGGCATTCAGGCGTTTAACGATTATGATCTGGCCGAAATCGCAGAATTTATCGACTGGACGCCCTTTTTCCAAACCTGGGAACTGAAAGGCCGTTATCCGGCCATTTTAGAAGATGCCAAACAAGGTAAGGCCGCGCGCAGCCTGTTTGATGATGCGCAAGCAATGCTGAAAAAAATTATCGATGAACGGTGGCTGATTGCCCGGGGCGTGATCGGTTTGTGGCCGGCCAACGCCGTCGGCGATGATGTCGAACTCTATACCGATGATACCCGGAAAGCCGTTATGGAACCGGTGCATTTCCTGCGCCAGCAGATGAAAAAGACCCGGGGCCAAAATGTGTGCCTCGCTGATTTCGTGGCACCTAAGGAAACCGGGATAAAGGATTACATGGGTGGCTTTGCTGTTACGGCAGGGCTTGGCTGTGCGACGCGGGCCAAAGCGTTTGAGGCAGCGGGGGATGATTACCAATCAATCTTGTTGAAGGCGCTGGCCGATCGTTTGGCCGAAGCCTTTGCCGAACGCATGCATCAACGCCTGCGCGTTGAATACTGGGGTTATGGCGCACAAGAAGCGCTGATGAATGATGATTTGATTGCCGAAAAATACGCAGGCCTTCGCCCTGCTCCGGGCTATCCCGCCTGCCCGGATCATTCGGAAAAGCCAGCCCTGTTCGAATTGTTATCAGCCCGCCAAAACACCGGCATGGCATTGACCGAAAGCTTCGCCATGCAGCCCGCCGCCAGCGTGTCTGGCTATTACATCGGCCACCCGGACGCGCGCTATTTTGGCCTAGGTAAAATCGGCCGCGACCAAGTCGAAGACTACGCAAACCGCCGTGATGTCAGCACCGAACAAGTTGAGCGCTGGCTGGCCTCCAATCTGGCCTATACACCGGGAAAATAA
- the ettA gene encoding energy-dependent translational throttle protein EttA, with translation MLENIKYIYTMQNMTKAYPGQRETVKDVTLAFLPGAKIGVLGTNGTGKSTVLRIMAGLDTEFSGEARAADGAKIGYLPQEPELDPAKDVIGNVLEGLGEIKEIMDRFEAVSARFAEEMTDDEMTALLAEQGELQEKIDAADGWELERQVEIAMDALRCPPSDGDVTTLSGGEKRRVALCRLLLSRPDLLLLDEPTNHLDAESVAWLEHFLADYEGTVVAVTHDRYFLDNVAGWILELDRGRAIPFEGNYSAWLIAKEKRLSQEAREDAAQAKVVARELEWIQASPEARRTKSKARLASYDRLVADAETRTVGNAQILIPPGPRLGTVVVEAKGLTKAHGAKLLIDGLDFQLPPGGIVGVIGPNGAGKSTLMQMITGAQEPDQGSLRLGETVKLGFVDQSRDSLEDGKTVWEEISDGEDEVILGKHHMPSRAYVGAFNFRGPNQQKKVGQLSGGERNRVHLAKMLKSGANFILLDEPTNDLDVDTLRALEEALLDFPGSAVVVSHDRWFLDRIATHILAFEGDSHVEWFQGNYADYEADRHRRLGAAADHPHRIKYKPLARN, from the coding sequence ATGTTAGAAAATATAAAATACATCTACACCATGCAGAACATGACCAAGGCCTATCCAGGCCAGCGGGAAACTGTGAAGGATGTGACCCTGGCCTTTTTGCCGGGAGCAAAAATCGGGGTGCTTGGTACCAATGGTACTGGCAAGTCCACAGTTTTGCGGATCATGGCGGGGCTGGACACCGAATTTTCAGGTGAAGCCCGTGCAGCGGACGGTGCCAAGATCGGCTACCTGCCCCAAGAACCGGAACTGGACCCAGCCAAGGATGTGATCGGCAATGTCCTGGAGGGGCTTGGTGAAATCAAGGAAATCATGGATCGGTTTGAAGCCGTCAGTGCGCGCTTTGCCGAGGAAATGACCGATGATGAAATGACGGCCCTTTTGGCCGAACAGGGTGAATTGCAGGAAAAAATTGATGCCGCAGACGGCTGGGAACTGGAACGTCAGGTGGAAATCGCCATGGATGCGCTGCGCTGTCCGCCGTCTGATGGGGATGTGACAACCTTGTCCGGGGGGGAAAAGCGCAGGGTGGCACTTTGCCGGTTATTGCTAAGTCGCCCTGATCTTCTTCTTCTTGATGAACCGACCAACCATCTGGATGCAGAATCCGTTGCCTGGCTGGAACACTTCCTTGCTGATTATGAAGGCACGGTGGTTGCCGTGACCCATGACCGGTATTTTCTGGATAACGTGGCGGGGTGGATTTTGGAATTGGACCGGGGCCGTGCGATCCCGTTTGAAGGCAATTATTCTGCATGGTTGATAGCCAAGGAAAAGCGGCTTTCCCAAGAAGCCCGCGAAGATGCCGCTCAGGCCAAGGTCGTTGCCCGTGAACTGGAATGGATTCAGGCAAGTCCAGAGGCCCGTCGGACAAAGTCAAAGGCCCGGCTTGCTTCTTATGACCGCCTGGTAGCAGATGCAGAAACCCGGACCGTTGGGAATGCCCAGATTTTAATCCCGCCTGGCCCGCGTCTTGGGACTGTGGTGGTCGAAGCCAAAGGCTTGACCAAAGCCCATGGTGCAAAACTTTTAATTGATGGACTTGATTTTCAATTGCCCCCAGGGGGCATTGTTGGCGTTATCGGTCCCAATGGGGCTGGCAAAAGTACCTTGATGCAAATGATTACCGGTGCCCAAGAGCCCGATCAGGGCAGCTTGCGCCTTGGTGAAACAGTGAAGCTTGGCTTTGTGGATCAGTCTCGTGATTCGCTGGAGGATGGCAAAACCGTTTGGGAAGAAATTTCGGATGGCGAAGATGAAGTCATTCTTGGCAAACATCACATGCCGTCGCGTGCGTATGTTGGGGCATTTAATTTCAGGGGCCCCAACCAGCAGAAAAAAGTTGGCCAGTTATCGGGGGGTGAACGCAACAGGGTGCATTTGGCAAAGATGCTGAAATCTGGGGCCAATTTTATACTTCTTGATGAACCCACCAATGACCTGGACGTGGATACATTGCGGGCATTAGAAGAAGCCTTGCTGGATTTTCCCGGAAGCGCTGTTGTTGTCAGCCATGACCGGTGGTTTCTGGACCGGATTGCCACGCATATCTTGGCCTTTGAAGGCGACAGTCATGTGGAATGGTTTCAGGGCAATTACGCTGATTATGAAGCAGACCGTCATCGGCGCCTTGGCGCTGCCGCTGATCACCCCCATCGCATCAAATACAAGCCCCTCGCCCGGAATTGA
- the metF gene encoding methylenetetrahydrofolate reductase: protein MRAPFFDAGASGNITGDIAVSFEFFPPKTEKMEAALWDSIGRLAPLGPRFVSVTYGAGGTTRERTHATVVRILKETALTPAAHLTCVGASREEVLEVAREYWDAGVRHIVALRGDPLDGDQAYVPHVGGFAYAEELVSGLKSVGDFDISVAAYPESHPTAVSPEADIDNLKRKIDAGANRAITQFFFDPDTYFRFLDRVRAAGISVPIIPGILPVTNFAQVQKFSKMCGASIPDWMAQLFEGLDEDTETRKLVAATLAAEQCRALAAGGVQEFHFYTLNRADLAYAICHILGLRPSVGEGA from the coding sequence ATGAGAGCACCATTTTTTGATGCAGGGGCCAGTGGAAATATCACGGGCGATATCGCGGTTTCATTCGAATTTTTTCCGCCAAAGACCGAAAAAATGGAAGCAGCCCTTTGGGATTCAATCGGGCGTTTGGCACCCCTTGGTCCCCGGTTTGTTTCCGTAACTTATGGTGCCGGGGGCACAACACGGGAACGCACCCATGCAACGGTGGTGCGCATTTTGAAAGAAACGGCACTCACCCCTGCGGCACATTTAACCTGCGTGGGCGCATCACGCGAAGAAGTATTAGAGGTGGCCCGTGAATATTGGGACGCCGGTGTGCGCCATATTGTGGCCCTTCGGGGTGATCCGCTTGATGGCGATCAAGCCTATGTTCCCCATGTGGGCGGGTTTGCCTATGCCGAAGAACTGGTTTCGGGGCTGAAAAGTGTTGGGGATTTCGATATTTCCGTTGCGGCTTATCCTGAATCGCATCCCACAGCAGTTAGCCCGGAAGCCGATATTGATAATTTAAAGCGCAAAATTGATGCCGGAGCCAACCGCGCCATTACCCAGTTTTTCTTCGATCCTGATACTTACTTTCGGTTTCTGGATCGCGTTCGCGCAGCAGGCATCAGCGTGCCGATTATCCCGGGCATCTTGCCGGTCACAAATTTTGCCCAAGTGCAGAAATTTTCAAAGATGTGTGGTGCATCAATACCCGATTGGATGGCGCAATTGTTTGAAGGCCTGGATGAAGATACCGAAACCCGCAAACTGGTGGCAGCGACGCTGGCGGCTGAACAATGCCGGGCACTGGCCGCAGGCGGGGTGCAGGAGTTTCATTTTTATACCCTGAACCGCGCTGATCTTGCCTATGCCATTTGTCACATTCTGGGGCTTCGACCCAGTGTTGGAGAGGGCGCGTAA
- a CDS encoding metalloregulator ArsR/SmtB family transcription factor — translation MVGFDEFLTSLRAAAEPTRLRLLVLCASGELTVTELTQILGQSQPRVSRHLKLLVDAGLLERFREGTWAFYRLARETDRAKLARKIVDMLPMDDLAFTRDMERFSDIQQDRAKEAQAYFSKNAAQWDALRKLHADDSMVDAAVLKVLGDAPIGSFLDIGTGTGCMLELLGPRAKDGLGIDFSSDMLNVARANLERAKLVNCQVRHGDMYGLSADGRQFDLVTIHQVLHYADQPGVVIAEASRVLKPGGSLVIIDFAPHSEETLRIDHAHRRLGFKDDEVSDWCVAAGLEPQAPVSLAGEPLTVKIWLSQKAAGAGS, via the coding sequence ATGGTTGGTTTTGATGAATTTCTGACAAGTCTTCGGGCAGCGGCTGAGCCGACCCGACTTCGGTTGCTGGTGCTGTGTGCCAGTGGCGAATTAACGGTGACGGAATTGACCCAGATTTTGGGCCAGAGCCAGCCGCGTGTTTCCAGACACCTCAAACTTTTGGTCGATGCGGGGCTTTTGGAACGATTCCGCGAAGGCACATGGGCTTTTTATCGTCTGGCGCGGGAAACAGACCGGGCTAAACTTGCCCGTAAAATTGTTGATATGTTGCCGATGGATGATCTCGCGTTTACCCGGGATATGGAGCGGTTTTCCGACATTCAGCAGGACCGGGCCAAAGAAGCCCAAGCTTATTTTAGTAAAAATGCTGCCCAGTGGGATGCATTACGTAAATTACATGCCGATGATTCAATGGTCGACGCCGCCGTGCTTAAAGTTTTGGGCGATGCCCCGATTGGGTCGTTCCTGGATATCGGGACCGGCACCGGGTGCATGCTGGAATTGCTGGGGCCGCGCGCAAAAGACGGGCTCGGCATTGATTTCTCAAGCGACATGTTAAACGTGGCCCGGGCCAATCTGGAACGTGCAAAGCTCGTTAATTGTCAGGTTCGTCATGGCGACATGTATGGCTTGTCCGCTGATGGCCGCCAGTTTGATCTGGTGACCATCCATCAGGTGTTGCATTACGCCGACCAGCCCGGGGTGGTCATCGCTGAGGCATCCAGGGTTCTTAAGCCCGGTGGCTCTCTGGTGATCATTGATTTTGCCCCCCACAGCGAAGAAACGCTGCGCATCGATCATGCCCACCGCCGTCTTGGGTTCAAAGATGACGAAGTTTCTGATTGGTGTGTTGCTGCGGGCCTTGAGCCTCAGGCCCCGGTCTCTCTTGCCGGAGAGCCCTTGACGGTAAAAATCTGGCTTTCCCAAAAGGCAGCGGGAGCAGGATCATGA
- a CDS encoding ABC transporter substrate-binding protein, with translation MAGPNRATRFFSVLAVALMLATPTVAQSRSGARDFVQNLSDTVIKDLASRKISDGERVIRLRQLLTRSFDIPAVAKFVLGVYWRRTNDKQFNEFLKLYEIYVAHNYAGLFKKYSGQTVDVLRVVPVNDDLTVVYGRINQVSGPAISMEMRIRKKTSEYKALDLKIEGISMPLTHRKQFASVINQRRKGVQGLIEALRKATNRFEAETPSQ, from the coding sequence ATGGCCGGACCCAATCGGGCCACCCGCTTCTTTTCTGTCCTTGCGGTAGCGCTAATGTTGGCAACCCCAACGGTCGCACAGTCACGCAGTGGTGCCAGAGATTTTGTCCAGAATTTGAGCGACACCGTTATCAAGGATCTGGCCTCAAGAAAGATCAGCGATGGCGAACGTGTAATACGCTTGCGCCAGTTGTTAACACGATCCTTTGATATCCCTGCAGTCGCCAAGTTCGTTCTTGGCGTTTATTGGCGTCGAACCAACGACAAACAATTCAACGAATTTCTCAAACTCTATGAAATTTATGTTGCCCATAATTATGCTGGGTTGTTCAAGAAATACAGTGGGCAAACAGTGGATGTCCTTCGGGTCGTCCCGGTAAATGACGACCTGACCGTCGTCTATGGCCGCATCAATCAGGTCTCAGGGCCGGCCATCAGCATGGAAATGCGTATTCGTAAAAAAACCAGCGAATACAAAGCATTGGATTTAAAAATTGAAGGCATCAGCATGCCACTGACCCATCGCAAACAATTTGCATCAGTCATCAATCAGCGCCGAAAAGGCGTTCAGGGCCTCATCGAAGCCCTGCGCAAAGCCACCAACCGGTTCGAAGCAGAAACACCCTCTCAATAA